In the genome of Actinomycetes bacterium, the window GGTGCCGACCAGGGTGAACTCCTCGGTCGGCCCGCGGAACAGGACCTTGATGGTCGAGCCCAGGGCGATGTCGTGGTCCTCGGCCGAGCTGGCGTCGATGGCCACCTCGTGCGGACCCTGCGGGGCGTGACCGGTGCGGATGACGGTCTCGCCGCGGAGCTGCTCGTCGTCGGGCAGGTTGTAGCCCATCGTCGGGGCGCCCCCGGCGGTGGTGATCGCCTTGCCCTCGGTGTCTGTCAGCAGCGCGTAGCCGCTGATGCTGCCCTCGGCGGCGCGGACGCCGTCGACCGAGCGGACCCTGTCCAGCACGCCGGCGTCGATGGGTCCCCGGCTGAGGCCGACGCCCGACGACTGGTCGAACGCGGCCTCCTGGCGGACCACGGCGTCGGTGCCCGAGGTCACCTTGCCGAACAGCTGCTCGAAGGCGACCTTCATGGTGTCGGTGAGGATGAGGGTGCCGGCCAGGAACGCGACACCGAGCGCGATCGAGGCGGTGGTGAGGGCGAGGCGCAGCTTGTGCGCGAACATCCCTCTCAGGGTTGCGGTGAACATCGGTCAGTCCCCCAGGTGCTTCATGTAGTCGAGGACGCGGTCGGCGGTGGGGTCCTGCATCTCGTCGACGATGTTGCCGTCGGCGAGGAACAGGACCCGGTCGGCGTAGGCCGCGGCGTTGGCGTCGTGGGTGACCATGACGACGGTCTGGCCCATCTCTTGCACGGCCTTGCGGAGGAAGCCGAGCAGCTCGGCCCCGGACCGCGAGTCCAGCGCGCCGGTCGGCTCGTCGGCGAAGACGACCTGCGGCCTGCTGGCGAGCGCCCGGGCGGCCGCGACGCGCTGCTGCTGACCGCCGGAGAGCTCGGAGGGCCGGTGGCCGAGGCGGTCGGTGAGCCCGACCGTCTCGACCACCGACTTGATCCACAAGGCATCGGGCTTCCGCCCGGCGATGCGGATCGGCAACTCGATGTTCTCGGCCGCGGTCAGCGTCGGCAGCAGGTTGAACGACTGGAAGATGAAGCCGATCTGGTCGCGGCGGAGCAGCGTCAGCTTCTTGTCGTTGAGCGCCGCGATCTCGGTGTCGCCGAGGAAGATCTGGCCCGACGTCGGCCGGTCGAGACCGGCCAGCACGTGCAACAGGGTCGACTTGCCCGACCCGGACGGGCCCATGATCGCGGTGAACTGGCCGGCCTGCAGGGTGACGGACACGTCGTCGAGGGCGTGCACGGCGGCGTCGCCCTCCCCGTACTGCTTGCTGACGCCGACGGCCCGGGCCGCGCTGCTGGTGGAGACGGGGGTGGTGGGGGCGTGCGTGGTGCTGGTCATCTGGGCTCCTTGTGCGTGGGCACGATGGCTGGACGGGTGGGTGCCGCTCCTTCGCGGTCTGGTCCCAGGGCACCGCGGATCGGCGGCCGCGCCGATGAGGCGGTGCGCGTGACCGGTGAGTGCAGCCGACGAGCACTGGGCGGGCAGACGTGCGGCCAGCCCCACCCCGGGGGTTCGGCTCGGATCCTCCGCGGCGACCCGCCGCGGGAGCAGACTGCTGCCATGCCACGACGGCCCCGCAGCTCGCCGAGCCGGTCCCGGGGTGACCTGCTCGGCCGGCTCGTGGTGCTCGGCGGTCTCGCCGGGTTCGTCGTGGCGACGTACGTCGTGGTAGTCCTCGGCGGCGGCGCCCTCGTCGGGCGGACCGACTCCCCCGACCTCACGCTCTCGGTCCTCGCCACGGCCGTGGTCGCCCTGGGCTTCGAGCCGGTGCAGCGCCGGCTCGACCAGGTCGCCCGCCGGCTGGTCGACGGCGGCACCCCGTCGCCGTACGACGTCCTGAGCCGCTTCTCCGAGACCGTCACCGGCGGGTACACCACCGAGGAGCTGCCCGGCCGGATGGCCACCGTGCTCGGCGAGGGCACCGCAGCCGAGTGGACCCAGGTGTGGCTCACCGTGCAGGACCGGCTGACCCTCGCCGCCACCTGGCCGCCGGACGCCGCGGCGGACGCGACGCCGCCGGAGCCGCCGGGGCCGCCGGAGCCGCCGGAGCCGGTCGATGGCGTGCGGGACGTCACCGGTGACCGGCGCCGGACCCTCCCGGTGCGCCACGGGGGGCAGGTGCTCGGCGTCTTCCGCCTGCAGGAGCGCCCGGACCAGCCGCTGACCACCGTCGAGGAGCGGCTCTTCTCCGGCCTGGCCGCGCAGGCCGGACTGGTGCTCCG includes:
- a CDS encoding ABC transporter ATP-binding protein; its protein translation is MTSTTHAPTTPVSTSSAARAVGVSKQYGEGDAAVHALDDVSVTLQAGQFTAIMGPSGSGKSTLLHVLAGLDRPTSGQIFLGDTEIAALNDKKLTLLRRDQIGFIFQSFNLLPTLTAAENIELPIRIAGRKPDALWIKSVVETVGLTDRLGHRPSELSGGQQQRVAAARALASRPQVVFADEPTGALDSRSGAELLGFLRKAVQEMGQTVVMVTHDANAAAYADRVLFLADGNIVDEMQDPTADRVLDYMKHLGD